The stretch of DNA TTTTCTCTAAAGGTGCGCCTCCAGTTGTACAAACAAAATAACTATTAGTCCACAACGTAGGCAACCTTTGAGTTAAATGCGGGAATTCTTGTCTAAGATACCTCGAAGTTGCTCCTTTGAATCTTTTAACTGCTCGATGCACTCCATACTGTGGGTCTAGAGATATGGCTAGATGGACATGGTTCATTTCCCCTACTTCCATCTCTAGTATTTCGACTTTAATTTCTTTTGCTATTTGAGTTAAAAGTTCTTTTAGTGGTATTTGTATTTCCTCAGTTAGTACTGGACGGCGATATTTAGTAACCCAAACTACGTGGTAATTACAGCAAAATACTATATTTTTATTGGTTTTGTACTCAACCATTGTATTATACAGATGCTTGCTGTATAATCATACCATGCCTAATTACTTTGTTCGCAAACTAAAACTAGAAAAAACTCCACAACTAGATTCTTTGGCTCGTGCTGCTGGTGAATTATATTCTCGTACTTTAGTTTCCTTCTGGCGCACGGTACGTAAAAAAGATATCTGGTTGTCGGGTTACATCATGGAAAGATGGCACACATCTTCTTCTCTCCATGCTCATAGTTCGGATGCAGTAACTCAATCTTTCTATGGTTCGCTCAAGTCATGGAGGACTAGAAGAAAGACCGACCCTCATAGCAAACCCCCAAAGAGAAGGCGTTGGTACTTCAAGGTTACTTGGAAGAAGGCAGCTATTAAATTAAAAAACGGCAAGTTGTTTTTATCCAACGGTAGGGGTAATAAGTCTCTGGTAGTAGATTGGCGTTGGAAAAAACCTAAGACGGTTGAGTTGGGTTGGAATAAAGCATCGCAGTGCTATGAGCTTAGAGCTTGTTATTCCGACACAATACCCAATACTGGCGAAGCTAAAGGGGTTGCTGCTGCGGACTTAGGGGAAATTCACCCTATGGTAATCGCGGACGGAGTTAACACCGACATATTCAATGGGAGGTATTTACGCTCTGTTCGTCGCTATCAAAACAAAGTTAAAGGTAAATTAGCTAAATTAATCGATAAAAAGAAGCGAGGTAGCAAACGCAGGAAAAGACTGATTAGAAGTAAACAAAAACAACTAGCAAAATTCAACAATCAGATTAAAGATATCGAGCATAAACTAACTAGTCGTGCTGTTTCAATGCTGAAATTAAGGGGCATTCAAACACTAGTAATAGGAGATGTGCGAGATATAAGAGACGATTTGGACGATGGAAAAAAGAATAACCAGAAACTGCATCAATGGAGTTTCGGTTCTATCAGGCACAAGCTGGAATACAAGTGCGCGAGAGCAGGTATAAAGACGACTTTAATAACGGAAGAATACACAAGTCAAGAGTGCTTATGCTGTAGGACTAGAAACAAGCCCAAGAAACGTAACTACTTATGCAATAGCTGCCATGCAAAGTTTCACCGCGACCAAGTCGGCTCGAACAATATACGTGCAAAGTACCTGGGGGAAGTCCCAGTAGTTGGAATTATGGCTGTTCCCTCTGGAGTGCGTTACCATTCGCATCTTCAGTGTAACCTAAGCGAAGCAATTCTGTTAGGGAATCCCCTAGCTTCTAGCTATGGGGAGTAGTCAAAGCACGATGTTTTATTTTAATGAAGCGTAAATTTTGCTTTTAGCTACAGGGATTATCTTGCTTATAGCTACCAAAAGTTTTTAATCACTAAATATTTTTCGGAAATAAAAATAAACTAAAATAAAATCCCCTAAGCTTTAAAAATGCCAGGGGGTTTTAAAAAAGTAATCAAGAGAAACTGAATTTAATACTAGTTATTAAAAACATCTTTGATGCTATCAACAGTACGTTCAACAATATTTTTAGTATCGTCTACAGCTTTCTGAGTTCTAGCTGCATCTTCTTCTGCTCTTTGTTCAATTCGAGATGCATCTCTCTTAGCCTTGCGCTCAACAAAGCTACCATTATCTGTTGCATCATCGACCTTAGCTGCATTTTTCTTAGCAGTTTGCTCTACTTTATCTGCTGTATCTCGGATAAAATTCTTGGCTCGTCCAGCATCTTCACTAGTCTTATCTTTGACTTGATCACCTGCATCTTTGGTGGCAATCAAATTGTCAATAGGATTAGCCATTGCTACTGGGTTTGAGTAAAATCCACCTTGCCAAACTAAAGCGATCGCTATTAAACAAAATAAAGTTGTAGCTATCCAGCGTTTTACAGTTGAAAGTCCTTTCATAAAATAATTTAGTGTCATAGAAGACAATTTCTATATGATTGAGTATTCTAATTTTTACTAGATTTCATGCATCAGCTAAATCGCTCCCTAGATAGAACTTCTTTTATTCTCAACAGAGTAAAAATAATGAATTTAAATTTCTGGAGTTTCGTTGATTATTCCCCGAGACTGCAATAAACGCTTTCTTTTTTGACGAGCAATTTCTTGTAAATCGACACTGCGATCAGTTTCATCGACAATTTCACCAGTCAATACTTCTAAAACATCTTCTAAAGTTACTACACCAGCAACACCGCCATATTCATCTAAAACTACAGCTAAATGTTCTCTAGTTTCTTGAAAAACTTTGAGTAACTTATCCGCTCTAATTGTTTCTGGAACAAAACGAACTTGACGTGATAAACTTGCGATCGCTTGTTCTTGGTTTCCTTCAATCATTGCAGTTAGTAATTCATCTTTTAATACCAAACCAATTACATTATCAATTGAACTTTCAATGACTAAAATACGAGTGTGTTGAGATTCAATAATGTCTTGTTTACATTCAGCTAAAGTTAAACCACCTTTTAAAAAGGTAATAATAATTCTCGGGGTCATTAAATCTGCTGCGGTTAAATCATTTAACTGAAAAACTCGTTGAATCATCTCTGCTTCATCATCTTCGATAACTCCTTCTTGATAACCAATTCTAGTTAAAAATTTAATTTCTGCCTCATTAGTTGTAGGAAGAACTCTTCCTTTGGTAAAAGGTGCGGTAATATGCTCAACTAACCAAACTAAAGGAGTAAATACAATTGTGATAAATTTAACAGGAATAGCAATCAATAAAGAAATATTTGTCGAATAACGTTCCCCTACAGTTTTAGGAATAATTTCCCCAAAAATAATAATTAAAAAAGTTAAAATTCCAGAAAATAAACCTAACCAGGCATCACCTAAAGCATCTGCTGCTAAAGAACCAATTAAAATACTACCAACAATATTAAAAATATTATTTAAGATAACAATTGTACCAATTGGTCGATTAATTCGATTACGAATTCCGAGAAGAGCTAATGCTGCTGGTTTTTTTGACTGAGCAAGTTGCCGAACTCTAATTAAAGGAACAGACAAAATTGCAGCTTCTGAAGCGGAACAAATTGCCGAACCAGAAATAACTATCACAACCGCAATAATAAGAGTAATAAGCATATAAATTGATTTAACTTATAATTTCAACGATTCCTGTATAACCATTGATTCTAACTCGCTGACCGGTTTGTAAAAGTTGAGTAGCATGAGGAATATCCATCACTGCGGGAATCTTATATTCACGAGCAATAATCGCACCGTGAGAAAGACGACCTCCAACTTCAGCAATTAACCCTCCTACACGAGCAAGTACTGGTGACCAACCAGCATCAGTATACGGTACTACCAAAATGGTTTGTTTATCTACATCAATATTGCTATTGAGACTAGATAAAACTTTAATGTATCCTTCAATTTCTCCTCCACTACCACCAATTCCTTTAAATCTTGGTCGCTCAAGAGAAGAAAGGGAAAAATTATTCAAAACGGTAGAGTCTGGATAGCCGTAGACTAAATAAGGTATCTGGTTTAATTCTCGCTCTTGTTGCCATTTTTGTTGTCTTTGTTCAATCAATTTGAACAATTGTTGATGAGCATCTGAAGATGGTTCTTGAATAAAAGAAATAATTTCGTCAAATTTCAAAAAAAAGATGCTTTCTGGGGTTAAGAGTTTACCTTCTCTAAGCCAAATTTGTTCTAATGCTAAAAAACTCCAACGCAAATGAGCAAGTAATTTATTGTAAATTTCACTAGAGTGATTTTTGAGATTTAATCTTTTTTGAACTGATTTAGTTAACCAAGATTTGGATGTTTTGTGGTTTAAAGATTGAGCTTGTTTTCTTTTTTCAGCATCGAAGAAAAATTGAGTAAAAATTTCTCGGATCGGACGAGGATTTTCTCGCCAACGAGGAACAGCAATATCAGTAGCAACTTCACTCAAGTAACCATATTTTTCTAACCATTGCTCAAATCTAGTTAAGATGCTTTCTCCTTCAGGATTTTCTGCAATTTGAACAAACAGGGAAGCACAAGAATTTAAAGTGATTTTTTCAGCAGCTAATAACTTACGAGTATCGGCAGCTAAACAAGCAAGAGTTCGCATCGACTCTAATTCTGGGGTTTGACGATGATTCAAACTAGTTTCTGAGATTTGGAAGGTTGCTTGTCTGATTGCAAAACTGAGGGGAGCAAGAATACTATAATAAGTAGCCTGGTCAAGGGCTGCTAGTATCTTGTTAATGCGTTCTAAAATGTCTTGAGCAGATAAATCTTTCGCTGGAGTTGTTTCTAACTCTCTGAGAGTAGGCAGAAAAATTTGTTTGCGATCGCGTTGAAAGTCTTTAGCTAAGTTTAATTCTCGTTGTAGTAATCGCCATAATCCAGGAATATTTTTAATAGTAGATTGTAGTGGTGGTTTGGTAAAAGATTCTCCTCTCGTCAAAAATTCTAAGCTTTCGGGTGGTAAACCCATGCGCAGAAAAATTGTTCCCAATAAAGTAACGTTAAAGTAAGCACGGGAAAAATGCAGGGTAGCAGTTTGATTGAAGTCTAAATCTCGAACTGATTTTTGACCTAAAACTAAGGTAAATAATTTTCCCCACACGCCACAAGTAAGAGGTTGATTGATTGACCAAGTTAAAGGGCGAATTACTCCTGGAATTACTTCTGCAGCAATTTTTCTCGTCCAAATCGGTTGAAGAGTTGTGATTGGACGTACTTGCAACAACCAAATTTTTTCGCCATCATAAGTCCATTCTAAGTCTTGAGGAATACCTTGAAACAATTCTTCCATTTCTTGAGCAAGTAAAGCTACCGATTCCAAAATTTCTGTGGGAATAGTTTGCTCTGTGGAACTAGTTGAATTTTCGTGAATAATCTTAATTGAACTATGATTTCTATCTTTATCGATTACCGATAAAGATAAGTCTGGCATGATCACACGATATCTATAAGGAGTCACCTTACCCGAAACTACTTGAGTTGCATCTCCTGGTAAAACTTCGATCGCAACTCCCTCATTGACACTATCAACAGGATCGCGACTAAAAGCAACTCCTGAATAAATACCTTCGATCTGTTTTTGAATTAATACCCCAAGCGAGCGCTCCTGCTGCTGACGAGTACGACGATACTCTCTAGCAGTCGACTCTAAATAAGATACTTGACAATCAAGGATGGCAGTTTTGAGCATTTCTCTATTAGTAATATTCAGAATACTCAGATATTGCCCTGCTGCCGAATCGCTTTGAGTATCTTCTCCTATGGCTGAAGATCTTACTACCAAAGGTTGTTGAACCGATGGCTCTAAATATTTAACAATTTGATTAGGATCATCTCCAGGAAAAAGTACCCAACCATCAGGAACAGAATAACCAAGTTTTTTCAGTAAAGCTAAATTAGCAGCTTTCTGTCCTATTTGAGTAGCATCGAGTTGAACATCTAAAGATTTAAGATTTTTATCACCGCGAAAGAAACGGAACATGGTTTGTGAATTACTAGTTGCTTGAGTTGCAGATAAATCGAGATCATCAGGTATTTGCTGATAAATCCAGGCGAGTAAAGTAGATAAAGCCAAAGTTGTGATGCCATATTCTGGTTGTTCTGGATGACGCAGAGCAATAATGATAGTTAACAGAACTAAGACACTATATTTAGCCGTTGAGCGATTACGATTAATTGTAAAACTGACTCCAGAAATAAAGAAAATTAATCCTGCTGCGATCGCATCATGAACAACTATTCCCCACACTACATTAGTAGTTCCTGCTCCTTTACTTAACCAATAACGTCCCATCACTAAAGCAATTAAGGCAATTATTTCCCAAACTGAATTAACGGGAAAAAACATCCTTGAGAGTAAAATCGCCACAATTCCTTTCGCTGCCTCGGATAAAACCGCCAGTATCCCTGCTAAAGTGCCACCGTGATAAAAGGCTGCTGACACTGACACATTTCCCGTTCCCAATTTTGTTAATTGACGACCGGTTAAAGCGTAAGTAAGCCAATCGATTAGGGGTAATCCTCCTAACAGAGGACAAATGATAAAAATGGCTAAAGAACCCCAAACTTGTACGAGCGTCATGTCAACAAATCAAAGCTCATCTTGCAATTGTAATCATTACTAAACTATGCTTCATTTTCCAAGGCAATATAAATAAAAATTGATGCTTTTAATCACTATTATTGTTAGTGTTGACTCTAATTAGGCGTATTTTGATTATCTTTAGAATTAATTTGTAACGATTAAGTCAGCAGAGCAGGACTAAATTTTGTTGCAATAAACTTATTTCTAACCTTCTTTGTCAAAAAGTTTTTTCTTTTTTTTTGGGATGGTTACTAGTATGTCAATCAAAACTTTTCTTTCCTCAATTCCTAATTTCAGACTAGATGATAAGCCTCAACTAAACTATCTATCAATCTCAATTTTGTTGGAGCTTGACTAAGGAATGAAATTCGTGGGAAGGCTGATCTTGAATATGATGATACCAGATTTTCCCACAGGATAAATGATTAATAAACTGATTAGCAAAACATTTTCGTAAAACGATGCAGGGATCGATGTCAGACTGATAAGCTAAGGATAAATATCAATCAAGCGAACAGTAGAAGGAAGAAAATGTCAAAGCAAAATCGAGCAAGCGTTTTCGTCAGTGGAATGATTGTCGGTAGTGCGATTGGAACGATTGTAGGATTGTTAATCGCACCTCGTACCGGTAAAGAAACCAGAAAAGTTTTAAAAAAATCTGTTGAAGCTCTACCAGATCTGGCAGAAGATTTATCCTCTAGCTTACTATTACAAGCAGATCGACTGTCAGATTCAGCTTTAAGAAATTGGGATGAAACTTTAATTCGCTTAAAAGATGCGATCGCAGCAGGACTGGAAGCAAGTCAGTCAGACATTAAACCAACTCAGAATACTACCGAACTTTCTCAAGAATCGAACTCTTCTTTAACGAAGTCGAAGCAGTCTCAGTCGTGGCAAGGCGGAGTACCTTCGACTGAGAATAATCCTTAAATTTAACTTACCACGCGCAAGCGATGACTGAACCTTTATTTTGGCTTGGACTATCTCTTTTTTTAGTAGCAGTCAGTCTTACTGCTGTTTTAATAGCTGCTTTACCCGCTCTCCAAGAATTAGCTCGTGCTGCCCGTAGTGCAGAAAAACTTTTTGATACTCTCAATCGAGAATTTCCCCCAACTTTAGAAGTTATTCGCCTCACAGGATTAGAAATTAATCAATTAACCGATGAACTAGATCGAGGAGTAGAAACAGCTTCAGCCGTAGTTAAACAAGTAGATCGAGGATTTAACACCACCAAACAACAAGTTCAACAAGTAACCACCAATACTCACCGTTTAGTTACAGGGGTTAAAGCTGCTTGGCAAGCTTGGAAAAATCCTCGTCGTTATTCTGTATCCTCATTGCAACAGTCAACCAACTCAAATCAACTTAACTCAAAACCTTCTAGCCAAACTAAATCTGTTTAACAGAAAAATGTCTTTTTGACTCCGAATTATTAAAATTAAGTAAACAAGTGTTAAGAAATAATAGTATTAATTAAAACTAATTATTTATGAAGGAGTTTATAAACAAACACATTATGCACAAAAGATTGTCACAGAAATTTTTGGTTGTTCTTGGCAGTTGCTTATTAATTTTTTCAACTTGGTTAATTGCTCCTGCTGCCTGGGCAGTTAATAACCCGGAATTATTACCAGATATTGAAACCCCTGTAGTAGATTTAGCCAATTACTTACCTACTCGCCAAGAAGAATCTTTAGTTGAAGATTTAGCAAGTTTTGAGGCTCAAACTGGTTGGAAAATGAGAGTTTTAACTCAATATGACCGTTCGCCAGGACGCGCAGTCAAAAATTATTGGGGTTTAGACGATAAAAGTATTTTGTTAGTGGCAGATGGTAGAGGAGGGAATTTATTAGCTTTTAGTATTGGGGATGCTGTTTATGAGTTATTACCCCGTACTTTTTGGATCGAACTGCAAGCTCGCTTTGGTAATATGTATTTTGTCAGAGAACATGGAGAAAATAACGCGATCGTTGATGCCTTAGAAACCGTACAAGGTTGCTTGACACAAGGCGGTTGTAATGTTGTGCCTGGTTTACCAAGAGAACAATGGATTTTAACTTTAGTTAGTTCTATTTTAGGTGGAGTTATTTTAGGACTAGCAGCAATACCTCGTAAAGAAGGGCAGATGTTTGCTTGGCAATGGGCATTAATTATGTCTCCTCTGTGGGGAATTTTATTTATTGCTTTTGGCATTGGGCCGGTTGTTACTCGTACTGCTGAGTGGTTACCTTTATTTCGGAATATGATGGGTTTTCTTTTAGGTGTGTTAGTTGCTTATTTAACTCCTACCCTTGGCAGAACAACTACTCCAGAAGCTTAAGTTTAATATTTGAGGGCAATCACTAATGATTGCCTAGATAGCGGGGTTCTCAATTTTTAGAGATACGGTCGAAGTATTGATAAAAAGTCAAAAGTAAAAAACTGATAACTGAATAAATTAATGTCTGTTCGTCAGAGTCTTACTTTAAATGAGATTAAAATTTCTTATTTAGAATGGCATCAAGGCAAAGAACCTTTATTACTATTACATGGTCTAGCAGATCATGCCTTAGTTTGGTCAAGCCTAGGAAACGATTTAGCTGCTGATTATCATATTATTGCTCCTGATTTACGAGGTCATGGAGACAGTAGTAAACCAGCAACAGGTTATAGTTCTGAAACAATTATTGCCGATCTAGAAGCCTTGATGGATCATTTGGGTTGGCAAGATGCTCATATACTTGGTCATTCTTGGGGAGGTAAACTAGCAGCAATTTGGGCAACCAAATCACCGCAGAGATTTCGCAGTTTGATTTTGGTTGATCCTTTTTTTATTGATAAGTTACCTAGTTGGTTTAAATTAACCTTTCCTTTATTGTATCGAGTGCTTCCTTTTCTCAAAGGCATAGGCCCTTTTCCTTCTTATCAAGCAGCCGAACAAGTAGCTAAAAAATTAAAACAATATCGTGGTTGGAGTCCGCTACAGCAAGAAGTCTTTCAAGCAAGTGTAGAACAAAAAAGTGATGGTAGCTGGGGTAGTAAATTTACTGTGGCAGCACGCAATCAAATTTTTACGGATGTGATGGAAGTAGCGGGATTAAGTAAAATCTTAGCTATTCCTACTTTATTGATTAGGCCTCAACAAGGATTAAATCGCACTGCTTGGCAGCTTAAACCATACTATAATTATTTATCTAATTTAGAGGTTAAAACTATTGCGGGAAATCATTGGGTATTTTTAGTTAATCCTCAAAAATTTAATCAAACTATAGTTGAATTTCTAAATCAACAACAAAGTTAACCGAGAAAATCATAATAAAATTCAGAACAGCTAAATTATTCTTACTGATTAATTATGTTGAACATTCGGATTGGTAATGGTTACGATCTTCATCGTTTAGTAGCAGAACGACCATTAATTTTAGGTGGTATTGAAATTCCTCATCATCTGGGATTGTTGGGACATAGTGATGCTGATGTTCTTACCCATGCCATTATGGATGCGATGCTAGGAGCATTAAGTTTAGGGGATATTGGTCATTATTTTCCTCCTACAGACCCAAAATGGGCAGGAGCAAATAGTTTAGTTTTATTAGAACAAGTTCATCAATTAATTCAAGCTCAAGGTTGGCAGATTAATAATATTGATTCAGTAATTGTTGCCGAACGTCCCAAATTAAAACCTTATATCAAAGCGATGCGCGATCGCTTGGCTCTTACTCTTCATCTTACTTCAGAACAAATTGGTATCAAAGCCACTACTAATGAAAAATTAGATGCAGTAGGACAAGAAGCTGCTATTTGTGCTTATGCAGTAATTTTACTGAGCAAAACTAATTCTTAAACCAAAGCTAGAAAGAATTGAAGGTGTCATTCTTAATAAATTAAGTTAAGTTTGAATAGCAAAATTGAAATGCACTTAAAAATCGGCTTATGTCAATCTATCCAAAGCTATAATTATCGGCATTTAATTAAATAATTTTGCTTATTTATAATGGTAGCTTAAATTGAATATGCGTGTAGTTCTAGAAATAGGGGATCGTTCATTTACTGCTGAAGATTTAATTCCGCTAATGAAGCAGTATCAAATGTTGCCCAAGCTAGCACAAGAAATTATTATTGATCGGGCTATAGCTAAGATTGAATATTCTGAACAAGAAAAAACTCTAGCTCACAATAAATTTTGTCAACAAAATCAGTTACTGACGGAAGAACAACTGCAAGCTTGGTTAAAACAACAAGACATGACATCAGCCCAACTCGATCAACTGATTGAGAGAAGATTAAAGATAGAAAAATTTAAACAAGACACTTGGGGTAATAAAGTCGAATCTTATTTTATTAAACGAAAATCTCAATTAGACCGAGTTGTTTATTCTTTGATTCGGACTGATAAGGCAGAAGTTGCTCAAGAATTATATTTTAGAATTACTGAAGGAGAAAATACTTTTAGTGAATTAGCAATGGAATTTTCTCTGGGTTCAGAAGCTCAAACTGGTGGTTTAATTGGACCAGTAGAAATTAATGCTCCTCATCCGCAGATTGCTCGCATTCTTTCAACGTCTAAACCTGGTCAGGTCATTCCTCCAACTCGGGTGGGAGAATGGTTAGTCATCATTCGATTAGAAAACTATATCTCTGCGAAACTCGATCAATCAATGAGACAAAGAATGTTGGACGAAATGTTTCGTGAATGGTTAAACGAAGAAATTAATCAAACAGTGTCTTTTCCAGATAACACGCCCAGTGCAGCAATCAGTTAGGCTTTCGCAACTATGAGCTATACCACCACAATTATTGAACAGTTTTTATCGTTTGTTCCTCAATTTAATCAGCTTCCTCAAGAGGCGATCGCATCTTTAGCTAATAAGTTAAAACCGCTACGCTATCGTATGGGTCAAGTCATGATCATGCGAGAAAAAATGCAAGGGCAGGTATTAATTATTTCTGAAGGACAGGCTCGTTTGCTTGGTTATGATCCTCGTACCAAAATGCCGACGACTTTGGAGTTGCTTAAGCCTGGACAAATGATTGGCTGGGTTAATTTGGCAAGAGGTATTCCTTGTGAAACAGCAATGGCATCAACAGAAGTTGTTTGCTTAACCCTAAGTAATCAAGATTTTGTCGAAATTTTAGAACAATATCCCCAACTTAAGCAAGAATTCAGGAATAAACCTGCTAAGGTAGAAGTATTTGAATTATTAGGCAATCAATTAGAACAATACGCCCAAGGAGATTTGGATTTAAAATCCTTAGCTCAAGAAATGGCGCCTGAGACTAAAATTTATGAGCTTCCTCCTGGAGAACATCCTCTTAAAAGTGAAATTACCGCTCCCTTAGAAGACCCCGACTTAATTTGGTTGGTTAGTAGTGGTGCAATTGAAGATTTTCCTGTCGGTAAGCGTCTAGAATTTACCAAGGATCGACAAACTATTAAAATTACGGGAACAAAACCAGCCCGTTTATTAGCAATTCCTAAAGATAAATGGTTTACTAATCAAAAGTCTCAATCAACAGGTTTATTATCTGTCAAATCTTCAACAGTAGCTGACGATGATGAATCGAACTTAGATGATACCAACAGAGAAGAAATTCCTTATGCAGAGGCAGAACTATTAGAAGACTCTGAAATTACAGACTACTATTCCAGTGAAGGCGATCGCACTACGGCAGCAAAAAACTATCCTTTCTATGGTGGTAAAACTCCTCTAGATGTAGGTGTAGCTTGCTTTCAAATGCTGAGTAGGTATTTTAAAATGCCTTTTCGTAAGGAAGTAATTCGCCGTGTCTTAGGAGAACAAATTCAGCGTACGGGTGGCTTATCTCTACCTTTATCTGGGGCAATTGTCGAATTAATGGGTTTAAATGCTCAATTAGTTACAATTCCTGCTACTTCCTTTACTCGCTTGCAAGGTCCTTGTCTAGTTCGTTGGGACAATAGTTTAGCAGTTGTCTATGAAATTAGTGAAAAAGAATTAATCATTGCCGTTCCCGAATTAGGATTACTACGGCGCAAACCAGAGGAATTTTTTGAAACCTGGGGTGATCGCGGTGAAGTTTTACTGCTACAAAAAACTAAAGAAACTCCCCAAGAACGTTTCGGATTAAATTGGTTTTTGCCAGCTTTAACCAAATATAAGCGCATTCTGATTGAAGTTTTTGTGGCTTCTTTCTTTATTCAGTTATTTGCTTTGGCTAATCCTTTGATGATCCAGATCATTATCGATAAAGTAATTAGTCAAAATACAGTAGAAACTCTTAAATATTTAATTTTCTTCTTAATTGTTCTCAATATTTTTGAAGCTGTACTCACT from Stanieria cyanosphaera PCC 7437 encodes:
- a CDS encoding TPM domain-containing protein codes for the protein MHKRLSQKFLVVLGSCLLIFSTWLIAPAAWAVNNPELLPDIETPVVDLANYLPTRQEESLVEDLASFEAQTGWKMRVLTQYDRSPGRAVKNYWGLDDKSILLVADGRGGNLLAFSIGDAVYELLPRTFWIELQARFGNMYFVREHGENNAIVDALETVQGCLTQGGCNVVPGLPREQWILTLVSSILGGVILGLAAIPRKEGQMFAWQWALIMSPLWGILFIAFGIGPVVTRTAEWLPLFRNMMGFLLGVLVAYLTPTLGRTTTPEA
- the ispF gene encoding 2-C-methyl-D-erythritol 2,4-cyclodiphosphate synthase, which gives rise to MNIRIGNGYDLHRLVAERPLILGGIEIPHHLGLLGHSDADVLTHAIMDAMLGALSLGDIGHYFPPTDPKWAGANSLVLLEQVHQLIQAQGWQINNIDSVIVAERPKLKPYIKAMRDRLALTLHLTSEQIGIKATTNEKLDAVGQEAAICAYAVILLSKTNS
- a CDS encoding hemolysin family protein, yielding MLITLIIAVVIVISGSAICSASEAAILSVPLIRVRQLAQSKKPAALALLGIRNRINRPIGTIVILNNIFNIVGSILIGSLAADALGDAWLGLFSGILTFLIIIFGEIIPKTVGERYSTNISLLIAIPVKFITIVFTPLVWLVEHITAPFTKGRVLPTTNEAEIKFLTRIGYQEGVIEDDEAEMIQRVFQLNDLTAADLMTPRIIITFLKGGLTLAECKQDIIESQHTRILVIESSIDNVIGLVLKDELLTAMIEGNQEQAIASLSRQVRFVPETIRADKLLKVFQETREHLAVVLDEYGGVAGVVTLEDVLEVLTGEIVDETDRSVDLQEIARQKRKRLLQSRGIINETPEI
- the tnpA gene encoding IS200/IS605 family transposase; this encodes MVEYKTNKNIVFCCNYHVVWVTKYRRPVLTEEIQIPLKELLTQIAKEIKVEILEMEVGEMNHVHLAISLDPQYGVHRAVKRFKGATSRYLRQEFPHLTQRLPTLWTNSYFVCTTGGAPLEKIKEYVRNQKRSR
- a CDS encoding glycerol-3-phosphate acyltransferase; translated protein: MTLVQVWGSLAIFIICPLLGGLPLIDWLTYALTGRQLTKLGTGNVSVSAAFYHGGTLAGILAVLSEAAKGIVAILLSRMFFPVNSVWEIIALIALVMGRYWLSKGAGTTNVVWGIVVHDAIAAGLIFFISGVSFTINRNRSTAKYSVLVLLTIIIALRHPEQPEYGITTLALSTLLAWIYQQIPDDLDLSATQATSNSQTMFRFFRGDKNLKSLDVQLDATQIGQKAANLALLKKLGYSVPDGWVLFPGDDPNQIVKYLEPSVQQPLVVRSSAIGEDTQSDSAAGQYLSILNITNREMLKTAILDCQVSYLESTAREYRRTRQQQERSLGVLIQKQIEGIYSGVAFSRDPVDSVNEGVAIEVLPGDATQVVSGKVTPYRYRVIMPDLSLSVIDKDRNHSSIKIIHENSTSSTEQTIPTEILESVALLAQEMEELFQGIPQDLEWTYDGEKIWLLQVRPITTLQPIWTRKIAAEVIPGVIRPLTWSINQPLTCGVWGKLFTLVLGQKSVRDLDFNQTATLHFSRAYFNVTLLGTIFLRMGLPPESLEFLTRGESFTKPPLQSTIKNIPGLWRLLQRELNLAKDFQRDRKQIFLPTLRELETTPAKDLSAQDILERINKILAALDQATYYSILAPLSFAIRQATFQISETSLNHRQTPELESMRTLACLAADTRKLLAAEKITLNSCASLFVQIAENPEGESILTRFEQWLEKYGYLSEVATDIAVPRWRENPRPIREIFTQFFFDAEKRKQAQSLNHKTSKSWLTKSVQKRLNLKNHSSEIYNKLLAHLRWSFLALEQIWLREGKLLTPESIFFLKFDEIISFIQEPSSDAHQQLFKLIEQRQQKWQQERELNQIPYLVYGYPDSTVLNNFSLSSLERPRFKGIGGSGGEIEGYIKVLSSLNSNIDVDKQTILVVPYTDAGWSPVLARVGGLIAEVGGRLSHGAIIAREYKIPAVMDIPHATQLLQTGQRVRINGYTGIVEIIS
- a CDS encoding RNA-guided endonuclease InsQ/TnpB family protein gives rise to the protein MPNYFVRKLKLEKTPQLDSLARAAGELYSRTLVSFWRTVRKKDIWLSGYIMERWHTSSSLHAHSSDAVTQSFYGSLKSWRTRRKTDPHSKPPKRRRWYFKVTWKKAAIKLKNGKLFLSNGRGNKSLVVDWRWKKPKTVELGWNKASQCYELRACYSDTIPNTGEAKGVAAADLGEIHPMVIADGVNTDIFNGRYLRSVRRYQNKVKGKLAKLIDKKKRGSKRRKRLIRSKQKQLAKFNNQIKDIEHKLTSRAVSMLKLRGIQTLVIGDVRDIRDDLDDGKKNNQKLHQWSFGSIRHKLEYKCARAGIKTTLITEEYTSQECLCCRTRNKPKKRNYLCNSCHAKFHRDQVGSNNIRAKYLGEVPVVGIMAVPSGVRYHSHLQCNLSEAILLGNPLASSYGE
- a CDS encoding alpha/beta fold hydrolase; the protein is MSVRQSLTLNEIKISYLEWHQGKEPLLLLHGLADHALVWSSLGNDLAADYHIIAPDLRGHGDSSKPATGYSSETIIADLEALMDHLGWQDAHILGHSWGGKLAAIWATKSPQRFRSLILVDPFFIDKLPSWFKLTFPLLYRVLPFLKGIGPFPSYQAAEQVAKKLKQYRGWSPLQQEVFQASVEQKSDGSWGSKFTVAARNQIFTDVMEVAGLSKILAIPTLLIRPQQGLNRTAWQLKPYYNYLSNLEVKTIAGNHWVFLVNPQKFNQTIVEFLNQQQS
- a CDS encoding YtxH domain-containing protein, producing MSKQNRASVFVSGMIVGSAIGTIVGLLIAPRTGKETRKVLKKSVEALPDLAEDLSSSLLLQADRLSDSALRNWDETLIRLKDAIAAGLEASQSDIKPTQNTTELSQESNSSLTKSKQSQSWQGGVPSTENNP